The genomic stretch ATATACCAAAAAAAATCCTTTATCTTTCGATAAAGGATTTTTAAAAATAAAATAAAAACTGGCGGCGGCCTACTCTCCCGCGTTAGCAGTACCATCGGCGCTGGTGGGCTTAACTTCTGTGTTCGGAATGGGAACAGGTGAGCCCCACCGCTAAAACCACCCTAAAGGTTGTATATAGCTTTTGGCTTTTTGCTGATTGCTCATGGCTTTTTGCCATTCGCTAACCGCTAATCGCCAACTGCGTTTTTAAGCGATAAAAACTTTCACAAAGACAAAACCTTTACTGCGCATAAAGTACTTGTCATTTTTATTATTATAAATTCGATTACAGCAACCATAGGCTATAAATCTACGGGTAATTAGTACTACTCGGCTATGACATTACTGTCTTTACACCTATAGCCTATCAACGTGGTCATCTCCCACGACCCTTAAAAGATGTCTCATCTTGAGGCGAGTTTCGCACTTATATGCTTTCAGTGCTTATCTCTTCCAAACGTAGCTACTCAGCGGTGCACCTGGCGGTACAACTGATACACCAGAGGTTTGTTCAATTCGGTCCTCTCGTACTAGAATCAAGCCCTCTCAAACATCTAACGCCCGCAATAGATAGAGACCGAACTGTCTCACGACGTTCTGAACCCAGCTCGCGTGCCACTTTAATGGGCGAACAGCCCAACCCTTGGGACCTTCTCCAGCCCCAGGATGTGACGAGCCGACATCGAGGTGCCGAACCTCCCCGTCGATGTGAGCTCTTGGGGGAGACTAGCCTGTTATCCCCGGAGTACCTTTTATCCTATGAGCGATGGCCCTTCCATACGGAACCACCGGATCACTATGTCCTGCTTTCGCACCTGATCGACTTGTTGGTCTCACAGTCAAGCACCCTTATGCCATTACACTCTACGCACGGTTACCAAGCGTGCTGAGGGTACCTTTGAAAGCCTCCGTTACTCTTTTGGAGGCGACCACCCCAGTCAAACTACCCACCACGCAATGTCCTTCTAAAAGAAGTTAGGCTCCAAGTAAGTAAAGGGTGGTATTTCAACGACGGCTCCACCTACACTAGCGTGCAAGCTTCAAAGCCTCCCACCTATCCTACACATTACTTACTCAAAGTCAATACGAAGTTATAGTAAAGGTTCACAGGGTCTTTTCGTCCCATTGCGGGTAATCGGCATCTTCACCGATACTACAATTTCACCGAGCTCGTGGCTGAGACAGTGCCCAGATCGTTACACCATTCGTGCAGGTCGGAACTTACCCGACAAGGAATTTCGCTACCTTAGGACCGTTATAGTTACGGCCGCCGTTTACTGGGGCTTCAGTTAATGCCTTCGCTTACGCTAAGCACCTTCCTTAACCTTCCAGCACCGGGCAGGTGTCAGACCCTATACAGCATCTTTCGATTTAGCAGAGTCCTGTGTTTTTGATAAACAGTCGCCTGGGCCTCTTCACTGCGGCCACCATTGCTGATGGCGTCTCTTCTTCCGAAGTTACGAGACTATTTTGCCTAGTTCCTTAGCCACGACTCACTCGAGCACCTTAGGATTCTCTCCTCGACCACCTGTGTCGGTTTTGGTACGGGTTGCTTCACTTCGGCTTTTCTTGGATCGGATTACACTACAGCAGCTTCGCCCGAAGGCTAGGCCTTGACTATTCCGTCAGTCTCCAGTAGCTACATCCAACCGTCCCCTTTATTCGTGAGCAAGTATGGGAATATTAACCCATTGTCCATCCACTACCCCTTTCGGGTTCGCGTTAGGTCCCGACTAACCCTCAGCTGATTAGCATGGCTGAGGAAGCCTTAGTCTTTCGGTGAGCAGGTTTCTCGCCTGCTTTATCGTTACTTATGCCTACATTTTCTTTTCTATCCGCTCCACAATACCTCACAGTACTGCTTCGGCGCAAATAGAATGCTCTCCTACCAGATGTATCTTAAATACAAATCCATAGCTTCGGTAATATGTTTATGCCCGATTATTATCCATGCCGGACCGCTCGACTAGTGAGCTGTTACGCACTCTTTAAATGAATGGCTGCTTCCAAGCCAACATCCTAGCTGTCAATGCAGTCCAACCGCGTTGCTTCAACTTAACATATATTTGGGGACCTTAGCTGTTGGTCTGGGTTCTTTCCCTCTCGGACATGGACCTTAGCACCCATGCCCTCACTGCCGTAGAACATTTATTAGCATTCGGAGTTTGTCAGGAATTGGTAGGCGATGAAACCCCCGCATCCAATCAGTAGCTCTACCTCTAATAAACTTATATACGACGCTGCACCTAAATGCATTTCGGAGAGTACGAGCTATCTCCCAGTTTGATTGGCCTTTCACCCCTACCCACAGGTCATCCGAAGACTTTTCAACGTCAACCGGTTCGGTCCTCCACTCTGTGTTACCAGAGCTTCAACCTGCCCATGGGTAGATCACAAGGTTTCGCGTCTAATCCTACTAACTATCCGCCCTATTCAGACTCGCTTTCGCTCCGGCTCCGGTACTTAATACCTTAACCTCGCTAGTAAAATTAACTCGTAGGCTCATTATGCAAAAGGCACGCCGTCACAGCTTAATGCTGCTCCGACCGCTTGTAGGCGTACGGTTTCAGGTTCTATTTCACCCTTCTATTCGAAGTGCTTTTCACCTTTCCTTCACAGTACTTGTTCACTATCGGTCTTTCAGGAGTATTTAGCCTTGGAGGATGGTCCCCCCATATTCAGACAGGATTTCACGTGTCCCGCCCTACTCATTTATCATCTTAATATACCTTTCGAATACCGGGCTATCACCGTCTACGGCCGTTCTTTCCAGAACGTTCTTCTAAATATATAAAGACTTTTGGGCTAATCCGCTTTCGCTCGCCACTACTCACGGAATCTCTTCGATTTCTTTTCCTCCGGGTACTTAGATGTTTCAGTTCTCCGGGTTTGCTCCTCTTACGAGGTAATACATCTTCAATGTATTGGGTTGCCCCATTCGGACATCTGCGGATCAATTCGTGTGTGCCAATCCCCGCAGCTTTTCGCAGCTTACCACGTCCTTCGTCGCCTCTGAAAGCCTAGGCATCCGCCATACGCCCTTAACGATTTCTTTCCTATTTTTGGTTACTCAAGCGCTTTATGCGCTCGGTTTTCTCTTTGTGATGTCTTTACCGTTAATGTCAATGATCTTAAATCTACTTCTGATTTAATTCGCAAATATTGTTTTTGGCTCTATTTGCTTTTTTAAAACTAAACCATCTATGATGGTGGAGAATAAGGGAGTCGAACCCTTGACCTCCTGCGTGCAAGGCAGGCGCTCTAGCCAGCTGAGCTAATTCCCCCTCTAGGTGCTGTAGGCTGTAGGCTATAAGCTCTAGGCTAAAGGCCTACTGCTTGAAGCTTAATGCTTACCGCTTTAATTAGTAGTCTCGGGCAGGCTCGAACTGCCGACCTCTACATTATCAGTGTAGCGCTCTAACCAGCTGAGCTACGAGACTGTCTGTTAGACTAACAGATTTCAGATATTAGATATCAGACTTATCGTTCTTCTTTTATCTTGCCTCTTTGTCTCAATCCCTTTACTAATTTCTAGTGGGTTTTGTATTTTTATATAGCAACCAAACAAAAAACTAAAGCTTTACTTTGAACAAGTACTTTGTGTCTAGGACACTAATTTTGTTTTACGTCATAAGACGCTCTAAAATGAGATGTTCCAGCCGCACCTTCCGGTACGGCTACCTTGTTACGACTTAGCCCTAGTTACCTGTTTTACCCTAGGCAGCTCCTGTTACGGTCACCGACTTCAGGTACCCCAGACTTCCATGGCTTGACGGGCGGTGTGTACAAGGCCCGGGAACGTATTCACCGCGCCATGGCTGATGCGCGATTACTAGCGATTCCAGCTTCATAGAGTCGAGTTGCAGACTCCAATCCGAACTGAGACCGGCTTTCGAGATTTGCATCACATCGCTGTGTAGCTGCCCTCTGTACCGGCCATTGTATTACGTGTGTGGCCCAAGGCGTAAGGGCCGTGATGATTTGACGTCATCCCCACCTTCCTCTCTACTTGCGTAGGCAGTCTCACTAGAGTCCCCAACTTAATGATGGCAACTAGTGACAGGGGTTGCGCTCGTTGCAGGACTTAACCTAACACCTCACGGCACGAGCTGACGACAACCATGCAGCACCTTGAAAAATGTCCGAAGAAAAGTCTATTTCTAAACCTGTCATTTCCCATTTAAGCCTTGGTAAGGTTCCTCGCGTATCATCGAATTAAACCACATAATCCACCGCTTGTGCGGGCCCCCGTCAATTCCTTTGAGTTTCAAACTTGCGTTCGTACTCCCCAGGTGGCTAACTTATCACTTTCGCTTAGTCTCTGAAGCTTACGCCCCAAAAACGAGTTAGCATCGTTTACGGCGTGGACTACCAGGGTATCTAATCCTGTTCGCTCCCCACGCTTTCGTCCATCAGCGTCAGTTGTTGCTTAGTAACCTGCCTTCGCAATTGGTGTTCTAAGTAATATCTATGCATTTCACCGCTACACTACTTATTCCAGCTACTTCAACAACACTCAAGACCTGCAGTATCAATGGCAGTTTCACAGTTAAGCTGTGAGATTTCACCACTGACTTACAGATCCGCCTACGGACCCTTTAAACCCAATAAATCCGGATAACGCTTGCACCCTCCGTATTACCGCGGCTGCTGGCACGGAGTTAGCCGGTGCTTATTCGTATAGTACCTTCAGCTACTCTCACGAGAGTAGGTTTATCCCTATACAAAAGAAGTTTACAACCCATAGGGCCGTCGTCCTTCACGCGGGATGGCTGGATCAGGCTCTCACCCATTGTCCAATATTCCTCACTGCTGCCTCCCGTAGGAGTCTGGTCCGTGTCTCAGTACCAGTGTGGGGGATCACCCTCTCAGGCCCCCTAAAGATCGCAGACTTGGTGAGCCGTTACCTCACCAACTATCTAATCTTGCGCGTGCCCATCTCTATCCACCGGAGTTTTCAATATCGAATGATGCCATTCAATATATTATGGGGTATTAATCTTCCTTTCGAAAGGCTATCCCCCAGATAAAGGCAGGTTGCACACGTGTTCCGCACCCGTGCGCCGCTCTCAAGTCTCCGAAGAGACTCTACCGCTCGGCTTGCATGTGTTAGGCCTCCCGCTAGCGTTCATCCTGAGCCAGGATCAAACTCTCCATTGTATGTTTGTCTGACTCACTCAAAGTTTTTAACGCTTTAGTTTTTCCTTACTTGGTTGTTATATTGTATGTCAATGATCTTTATATCTTCCGCTTTGTAACGAAGCAATCTTTTCTGTCAGTGTCGCTCCGTATTTGCGAGTGCAAAAGTAAAAATTTATTTTGTATTGACCAAATGTTTTGAAAAAAAATTTAAAGTTTTTTAAGTAACCTTAACCCCTTTCATAACCCTCAATCTCTCTACTCCTGCGCTCCCATAATTGGGACTGCAAAGATACAAACTCTTTTTTATCTCGCAAATTTTATCGCTAAAATTTTTAAAGCTTTTTTTCGTCAGTATCTATATAGTAGAATAAATATTTTCGCTTATCTAAAAGCCCTTCTGCGCTTACTGATTTACTCTCGTTTTCAGTGGGGCAAAGATAGAAACTTCATACATCCCTCGCAAGTTTATTTAACATAAAATTCATATTTGAGTAATATTTTATACTTAACACCCTGATAGATCGAGAGAAAAATTTTAAACAAAAAATAAAAAAATACCCAGTTATTACTAAAACCGGGTATTTTTTATTGATAGAGGTGTAATATTATTTCTTATTTTCTTTATAAATCGCACTCAGAAACTCTGCATAAGATTTTTCCAACCCAACAACGTCTCCGGACTTAAGGTTTAAACCTCCAACTCCTGAAGTATCTGATTTAATTTTCAATGATGAAACCTGAAAGTATAAGTTTTCATCATTTGTTTTCGGCTGGACTTTTACAGTTGAACCTAACAGTTTCTTAGTAGAGATTGTATAAACTTCTCCCGGAACAATTTTTAATTTCAAAAATGATCTTGGCTCTATGATATAATCTTTCCTATTAATATTAATCTTCTGTTCTTTTTCTGAGGAAGCAAATACATACATCGATCCATTCTGAACTTTCAATTTTTCTTTTGGAGTATAATATAATGCGATTTTATAATTGGAAGCATTAAAAGCCTGAGGTGAGCCATCAATATTTTCAAAAGGTTTTATTATAAAAGTATTGGCTCCAATTTCTTTTGCTTTTTTATATACTAATGAAAATACCATTGCATCATCTTTTGAGAATCCCTGCACTTCAACTTCTCCTAAATAGACTGCCTCTGTTTCTGCTTCATCTTTCTTATAAAGGAACTGATCTGAGTTATCACTGGTTTTCTCTACCTTACTCAGATAAACATTTTGTGCACTCCACAGCTGAGTACATATTAAAGAAAAGATGATGGCTAAATTTCTCATATTATTGTTGGATAAGGGTGGCAACACATTCTTCAAGACTGTTTTCCCAGTGTTTTGGTTCAATTTTATAAATCTCTTCTATTTTATCCAAAGACATGGTACTTCTTACAGGTCTTTTGGCAGGGGTTGGATACTGCTCGGTGGTTAGCGCATTTAATTGTATTGAAGATTTTGAAAATTCAGCAATTTTCTTTGCGAAATTAAACCAAGTGGTTTCCGGGTAATTTGAAAAGTGAAAGATTCCAAAGGTTTTATTTGGATTTTCAATGATTTCCATGATGGCTGCTGCAAGATCGTTAGCATTTGTTGGCTGTCCGAATTGATCTGCAACGATTCCTAACTCTGTTTTCTGTGAAAACAAGTTCAGCATTGTCTTCACAAAATTTTTATTAAATTCAGAATACAACCATGAAGTTCTCAGGATAATGGTTCCAGGGTTAAGTTCCAATGCCAACTCTTCACCTTTTCTCTTAGATTCTCCATACACTCCTATTGGATTGGTAAAATCATCTTCTGAATAAGGAAGGTTGGTATCTCCATCAAAAACATAATCTGTAGAGATATGGATCAGTATGGTTTTATATTCTGCGCAAGCCTGAGCAAGATTAGCTACTCCGTCTGCGTTTACAGCAAATGCTTTTTCACTTTCTTTTTCCGCTAAGTCTACCGCTGTATATGCGGAAGCATTGATACAGTAATCAGGTTTGTTATCATAGAAAAAGTCATTAACCATATCTTCGTTGGTCACATCCAAGGTTGTGGAGTCTGTAAAAAGAAACTCGTATTGATTTTCAAAATCGGGAGCAATTTTTCTGATACAGTTTCCTAACTGGCCGTTGCTGCCTATTACTGCTATTTTTTTCATATTTATTAATTTAAAACTATCAAAAAATTCAATAGGAATATCTATTAAGAATTTTTTGCATTTTGGGATCTTAGAAACTTAACTCTTGACTGGAAATCTTTTTGTATCAGATCTACATAAAACTTATTGAATGTTTCTTTTATATCTTCAGGGTGTACTTCTGACTTTCGTGTTTTCATATTAAAATAAATAACAGTTACCCAAAGTACGGCATGAATTGTCTTTTCATCTAAGCTTTTCATCAGAATTTCAACTTTGGCTGTTCTATCCTGGACATCAATTGTTTTACTACTGATGACCACTTGAGTATTATATCTTACTTCTTTCAGATAGGCTATTTCATTCTGAATGGCAATCCAGGTACAGCCTGTCTGTTTGGTATATTCTTCATAAGTAAATCCGTAAAATGTTTCTACGTGATCTTCCCTGGCATTGAACATATAATCTAAATATTTTACATTATTCAAATGACCGATAGGATCACAATCACTAAACCTAACTTTTACAATAGTTGATACTTCTTTTTCCATTCCGCAAAAATAAACAAACCGCCTCTTTTGGAGGCGGTTTGTCTTATAAATCTTTGTTAATTTGCTGAAATTATTGAATTCCTAATTCTTTCTTTACAGCTGCAGTAGCATCAGCTCCTGCCTTGTAAAGGAATGCAGGTGAATTTGCATCCATTACATACTCATATCCGTTAGCTTTAGCAACTTTGTCTACAGCATCGTTCAATTTTTTCTCAATTGGTCCGAAAGCTACTTCTTGCTTAGCCTGAAGATCTTTTTGAGCTTTGTCTTGCATTTGAGCTATTTCTTCCTGAATTTTTTGTAATTCAGCTTCTCTAGCTTTGTTTTCATCTGCAGATTTCTTAGGAGCTTCTTCGCTATATTGCTTTAGTTTAGCTTGCCCAGCATCATATTTTTTCTTAATCTCACCTTGCTTAGTATCGTAGAATGTTTTAAGGTCAGCATCTGCTTTTTTCTTCTCAGGCATTGCATTAAGAACTCCCAATACATCTAAAGTAGCCATTTTTTGAGCTTTTGCCATACCTACAGAAACAACCATCATTACTGCTGCAAATAATACACTTAATTTTTTCATAATTGGTAAATAAATAATTTAATTTGTTTTTAGATTTCAAATTTACGTAAAAGTTAACTTATAATTTTACTTTTTACTTTTACTTGTCGTTTTCTCTTTTTTATCCCCCTTCAGTAAAATAGCTAATACTTTTTCTGTATAGTCGTATTTTCCCTGAAGAAATATAACACTAATGTTATTGCTTTTATCAAGAACTATGCCCAACCCATTTTTTTCAGACATTGTTTTGATGGCTCCCCAAATCTGATCCTGAAATGGTAAAACGAGATTGGTTCTCAGTTTTGTGATCTCACCATTGGCTCCGAAACGTAGGCTGGTAGTGGTTTTAATATTTTTATCAAGATCTACTACTTCTTTTTCTCTAAGCTTCAGCTGGTCCCCTATCAATAACACTTTTTCACTTTCAAAGGCCGCTTTTTTTCTTTCATACTCTGACTGCAGGTTCTGAAGTTCAGACTGCCAGGTATCGATCTGAGCATTTAATCTTGCTTCGGCTTCTTTATACTGAGGTAATTTATTTAAAATTTCATTAGTATCTACCACTCCTATTTTCTGAGCATTTCCAAACCCAAAAAACAAGAGTAATACAAAAGTGATGGTTATTTTAAAGTTCTTCATATTTATAATTATAATGATTGGTTCATCAAGAAGTGGTTTTGCCATCCTGACGGAGTTCCTGACATTGTCTTATCAAATCCGTAAGCAAAGTCGAACCCGATCAATCCGAACGCTCCCATATAAACTCTAACACCGACTCCTACTGATCTTTTCAACTGGAATGGGTTATAATTCCCCCATGAATTCCAAACGTTACCTCCTTCAGCAAATGTTAATGCATAAATTTTAGCTGTCTGGTTCATTGAGATTGGGTATCTCAATTCTAAAGTAAATCTGTTATAGATTGTTCCCCCACCTCTTTGAGTAATATCAGTAGATTCTCCACCGTAAGTACTCGCATTATCATAACCTCTTAATGGAATCAATTCTCTACCGTCATATCTACCTCCAAATAATCCTGTACCTCCTACATAGAATCTTTCAAATGGTGGTGCACCAAGATTTTTGTTGTATCCATCCATGAATCCCATTTCAGCAGAAGACCTCAATACAAGTTTACCAGCAATTTCGTTATAAACGTCAGCTTTAAACTTGATTTTATAAAACTCCATCCACTTGTACTTATCAATTGGCTTCATTGTATCATAATCTTTGTTACTAAACAATGAGTATGGTGGTGTCAATTTAGCAGAAAGTTCAATATTAGAACCCATTGTAGGGAATATAGGGTCTATCCCGGCAGAGTTTCTACTTAACCCTAAGTTAATACTAAAGTTATTAGCTGATCCGTTATATTCTGTAGTCTCTCCAAACTGGAATGGATAGTTATTGAAATCATACTTCTGGAACTGTAATCCTGTATATAAAGAGAAATAGTCATCCGGCCAGTTTAATAGTCTGTTCAAACCTACTGTTGCAGAGAATATGTTTAGTTTCTGAGAAGCACCATACATATCACTGTATTTTACTCTTGAGTTATTCAAACTTACAGAAAGGGCTGTTGGTCTTGTCCCAAATAACCAAGGCTCAACAAATGATA from Chryseobacterium indologenes encodes the following:
- a CDS encoding OmpH family outer membrane protein, with the protein product MKKLSVLFAAVMMVVSVGMAKAQKMATLDVLGVLNAMPEKKKADADLKTFYDTKQGEIKKKYDAGQAKLKQYSEEAPKKSADENKAREAELQKIQEEIAQMQDKAQKDLQAKQEVAFGPIEKKLNDAVDKVAKANGYEYVMDANSPAFLYKAGADATAAVKKELGIQ
- a CDS encoding acyl-CoA thioesterase; translation: MEKEVSTIVKVRFSDCDPIGHLNNVKYLDYMFNAREDHVETFYGFTYEEYTKQTGCTWIAIQNEIAYLKEVRYNTQVVISSKTIDVQDRTAKVEILMKSLDEKTIHAVLWVTVIYFNMKTRKSEVHPEDIKETFNKFYVDLIQKDFQSRVKFLRSQNAKNS
- a CDS encoding OmpH family outer membrane protein, which gives rise to MKNFKITITFVLLLFFGFGNAQKIGVVDTNEILNKLPQYKEAEARLNAQIDTWQSELQNLQSEYERKKAAFESEKVLLIGDQLKLREKEVVDLDKNIKTTTSLRFGANGEITKLRTNLVLPFQDQIWGAIKTMSEKNGLGIVLDKSNNISVIFLQGKYDYTEKVLAILLKGDKKEKTTSKSKK
- the rfbD gene encoding dTDP-4-dehydrorhamnose reductase; protein product: MKKIAVIGSNGQLGNCIRKIAPDFENQYEFLFTDSTTLDVTNEDMVNDFFYDNKPDYCINASAYTAVDLAEKESEKAFAVNADGVANLAQACAEYKTILIHISTDYVFDGDTNLPYSEDDFTNPIGVYGESKRKGEELALELNPGTIILRTSWLYSEFNKNFVKTMLNLFSQKTELGIVADQFGQPTNANDLAAAIMEIIENPNKTFGIFHFSNYPETTWFNFAKKIAEFSKSSIQLNALTTEQYPTPAKRPVRSTMSLDKIEEIYKIEPKHWENSLEECVATLIQQ